The Nicotiana tomentosiformis chromosome 9, ASM39032v3, whole genome shotgun sequence genome contains the following window.
TAAGCTAGCAAATTCCTATTTCTATGACAAGGCCTTGTGCACGCTTGCCTGGAAATTATTTCTACCTGAAGGAGAGTTTGACTTGGATCATCCTGCTGCTAACCCTCTTATCCCTGGGAGAGGACCTCCATTAAAGTGGATGCCCCCAACACTAATAGTGGTAGCGGAGCACGACTGGATGAGAGACCGGGCCATCGCTTATTCAGAAGAACTACGGAAGGTAAATGTTGATGCTCCTGTCCTCGAGTACAAGGATGCAGTTCATGAGTTTGCAACTCTTGACATGCTTCTTAAGACCCCTCAAGCTCAGGCTTGTGCCGAGGACATTGCCATTTGGGTTAAGAAATATATTTCGCTTCGAGGTCATGAGTTCTCATATTGAGTCAGATAGATGGTCCTGTATAGCAGTTTTAATGTGACATAAATGATACCTGGGATTTGAGGTCTCCTGTATCTAGCTCTGAAATTTCAGGCATATTCTTTAGTCCTCCTTGTTGTGTTCCTTTTGTAATATAGATGACTTACCGAAGAAAATAGaatttagttgagtttgagcCATATTCCTCCTACGTGAGTTAAGCATGCTTGTTTGACCATGAGTAATTGCCAAAATTTTGAAGAATTCTGTTGTTGTTTTTTTGCCCTCTCTTTCAGTGTGAAATATAATCACCGAAGGAAACTTGTATAGACATCTTGACTGGGGTTTTGACGTCTATTGCCagcattcttttcttttttaaagcTTTTCCAACCTGCAACTCTACTGTATTTTCGTAGGTTGGTCTTGTATCATTGaacctttttgtcattttgaaTCATATAATCACTTAGGAAGGTGTTTATTCAGTCTCTGAGTGCAAATACGTACCAATTGATAAGATATAGTCTGCCCTGGATGCCTGGACTAATTAATAGTTCCCATCTTTGTAAGATAAATTGCTGCAATTTGTACGTTTTAACTagggaaaaggtccaaatttTGTCGTTCGTCATACTTTGGAGCCATTCACACCCTTGTTGTTAGCAAATTATTTGTATTTGCCCTTAACTTTAGATGGGGGATTTTATATTTCAAAATTCTTCGAGAAACAAGTAAATTTTTCCTTCTAGTTTAGAGGTACTTTAGATATAATTCTATATCGGCAAAACACAAGAGAgatgctgggtatataagttaacaagccttagaccctagtgacCGTTTTAAACTCGTGAGAGACTAGGCccagagcggacaatatcactagcggaCTGAGATCTTATAAAGATTATATCAGTCATCAGAGCCACTCTTGTGTCAGCCTTGCCGATGGTGGGTCAGAATTCATTTAGGCAAATCCCGGTTAGACGGGGCAAACCtaagttaacaagccttagaccctagtgacgCGTTTTAAACCTGTGAGGGACTAAGCCCAAaacggacaatatcactagcggaCTGAGCGGTTACAAAAATTGGTTTTACTAATGTCTTCTCATTATTATATGTGTTTATCATTATGATAATGAGAAGACCCTTCAGATTAGTAAGACCGATTTGTGTTTAATACAATATGCTTCTTTGTAAACTATAAGGACGTCTAACATCAATGACTAGAATAAGGTATTAGAAAATGAAAAATGTATGTTTCGTCCAATAATTTTGTTTAAGATACTGCACttgattataaatttataattttgttgCAAACCAATAAATCGTGAGACTAAATAGCAGGAATTACTTCATAACACAAATCAGTAGAACTTACATGCAAAGTTGCAAACTAAAAGCAATTGACAAGTGCCTACAAAATAAAACAGGGAACAATTTTGCATATAAACGAAATTTGTCACCAAAACTTAAGCTTAATAAGAAATTTGAACATCATATTCATTGGTGATCAAACAACATAAGCAATAAGAGAAAGTTAACAATCCCAAAGTTTCACCCTAATAACTTATAAATACATGGTTCCACCAAAATCCCAGATAGAAATATTAACATGCTGAAActtgtaactcgtagctgataggcttagttagtTTTCTTCGTTTTGTTACTTTTGTGTAATAAGGAGCTCAGCAACAGTAACAGCAGCAACAGCAGTGAAATCACAGTTttccggtagtcccagctaccagaACCTCCCGAACTACACTAACTTAATTCCTTTATAACCAAGGATATCTAGGCAACctccgaagcaaggttcggtcgAACTTTTTCAAAATGCTTTCGAATGGAGTGTCACACGGGCAAAAATCGATCataattgctcactttatctttgcccgaaaactcttcatgtctacgagcaaagaggggcagtttTCAGAAGAAAAAAAGGAAGTCCAAAGCAGCCTTTACCCCGTGACAGCCTTAGCCTTAGGCCTGATGATAGGAAAGTCCAAATGATAACCTATATCTTTCACCACCTTTGCTTGAAAAGTGTCGCACACACCATTTTTGACAGAGAAGGTAATATAGAAAATAAAGGCACGACAACCACCTCCATTCACCTTCAAAATGTCATCGACCTCATAACTGGTTCCCTGAAAAATCAATAGAGGTAACTTTCTTCGTTAGCAGAAGAAAACAAAGGAAAAAGACAAACTGAGAAGACATGGAAAGTGCAGTGAAAGTATACATTACTATCGTTATATAGCTTAAGTGCCTTTCCAGCATAATCCTTCAACCTGTCAACATTCTTAGGATCATCCAAGTAGTATGGCATGGGGAAGACAGTCGTCATCCAGCACTGTCCAGGAAAATCTTCGATATCAAAACCCTACCAAAGTACAATCAAACTAATAAGAGACAAACATCACCTATTGCAACCAATTTGCTGTGTAACAAGATACCTTACAAGAATTGCAGAATGTGCCCCATGATTCTTCCATTTGTTTGAAATGTGCATAGTACTAAACTCAGTAAACAAAGACTACGTACCGAAATGCATCTCATGACTAACTATCACGCACCAATTGATTCTTTGCTAATTTAGAGGAATAAACTTAGATAGTCCCTTAAGTAAGGACAAGAATATTTCTATCCTTTATCTATACTATAATATAAAACATCCCTTATGTTAGCAAAAGTGAACAGCTTCGGTCTAAGTTTATTCCTCGCTAATTTATAGACATGCACAGTCATAGATTAAAATTAACGCAAGCACAACGAAACCGTGGCTTTACATATAAAAATGAGAATATATATACACATTACTTTACATGGCTGAGGTATAGATAATGCAAAAGACATACTCCATTACTAAggtcattttttttttttccttttaaaacaTGAATTAAGCAAAATTCAGTCAGGTCCTCTCTTAACTTGAACACAAAGATCTAACAATAGCTTAATTTGCACTTATTGTGCCTAAATAAgctgaaaaatagctaatttgACTCCAAAATTTTCACGAACGACTCGAATTAATCATCAGAGAGTGGGAGAAAGCTAAATTATAGAGCAATTTCAAGTTAAAGGTTAAGATTTACCTCGCTTTCCTTAACCTGTTTGTAGTACTTCTCCCAAACAGCTTTATCCATTTTTCATGTGCCATCTGGGCAATAATCTTCCTCCGAATCATACTCGCTACAACTATGATCATCCTCTACATTCATGCCATCATCAATGGAAGTTACGTTACCACCGATCTTCTCATCACTTTCTCTGATCTTATGTTTCTTTTGCGGCGGGGACACTGTTTCCTCTGCAATTGACAAAGGCACGTTTTGTGACATAGGGCTCAACGACGGCGGCGGCGGTGGCGGAGACGGCGATGGCGGCAGTAAAAGATTCTTGTCGATCGTGAGAGAGAAAACCCTACATTGAGAAATATGGTAAGGGCTACAGCCTTGGCGGAATTTATATGTATTATTATTTCTATAAACGCTTACCTATTTTAAAAAAGTTTCCATATTTGTGTTTTTTCCTGTGTTCAATTGTTAATTATATTGGTCTTTTGGTTTTGCTGTGAGCATAAAAAGTTCAAATTGAGTATTTAGTGTTGTAAATATTTCTTCTTTCCCCTGTTGTGAGGCTTTCTATTTCGATGTGGTTGCTTGTGACTTGGTTTTCCTGCTTAAGATGCAATTCGTTATGAAAGTTTTGCGTAGCCTACCAAGAAAAAGAATTTGTAATTGCTAAAAGCTAGCTTCTCAGTTTCTAATTTAGCAATTTGTTAAATTTTTGTCAGAAGTATAAAGCTTATGAATAAAGATCAATTTCGTATTAGGAATGAATATAAGGAAGTCGGTTACAGTTTGAGAATGATCGCTAGTTTTATTCATTTTCATCTGTGAGAAACGTAAGTACGTGagtcgagagtctatcggaaacagcttctCTATCTCCGGTGGCCATAAAATATTCGATAAAATGGCCTATTGGGAAACCATGCATACTGATTCAAAAAATGGTGCTATCCAGTTGCGTCATCAACAGATGGTGGTTGACGTTGCTCTAAAAATATCTTCAGCAGCTATGGCTTCTTTGGATTTGCAACAGGTAAAGTGTAGGCCCTTCAGTTCAAAATTGAATGTGCTTGTtgaatttttgtttctttttagtTTTACGATTAAACATGTTTTATGATGAGTGCTCTATTGATGGACTATAATTCCCTAGGTCTACCAGAAACCTAATGTACATCTGTGAACTCTATCAGCAGGTTGAAACTATAATTTCTTTCTTTTAGAAGCTTCTTTCTGTTTATCTTgttgttattcctacttgttgccATTACTTTTTTCATCCGTTCTcaagccgatggtctatcgaaaacaatctctctgcccttccagggtaGGAGTAAGGCTGTGCACCtcttaccctccccaaaccccacttgtggaaaATTACTGGGTTTGTTATCGTTGTTAGAAGCTTCTTTCAGTTTGTAAAAAAAATATGATTTGGGCATGAATTAGATGAAGACTGCTTATTTTTGCTTTCTATGGAACGGGTACTTCAAATTAAAATTTTGGCAGAGGTTCTTAAAATATGGTTTATTTCTTTGTAAAGAACCAGTCATATCTTTGTTTTGGCTTCTTTGGCTGGATTAGTTTACCTGATTAATCTCGTACTATAACTAGTTTGGTTGGTGTTCTTGAAAAAAAGATTATTATTTTGATCTAATATCCTCCACTTATCACTTTGCAGAACAGGTTATATTATCTTTAAATCAACTATATAATAACATTTAtttaaataatagaaaataatttaCATTATTCAAACCAAACAGGCATTCAAGTTCATCACTCTGTTCCGGTCTTAAAAAGTAGTTCATGATGATTACTGATTGGAGCTACAATAATGACAATAATATGAGATAGTATGTTGTATCCTTGTTTGATTTGCAGACGTTCTTAATATATTTCATGTTCTTGCATGTGAATACAAATTGATGTGTTATGAGCTGTTTAACCAATTTGCATTTTGGTATTCTTGACGCCAATTTGCAAGAGGATTGCATCGTCTAGAAACTATTGGAGTCAAAGCGAATACTATTGATTTGTTGGTAGAGTTCGCATTGTTTACCTAACGTTCTTCTCTTACgcaattatttatatatatatagagagaaaaTTCCTGCACACATTTATAGACATCAAAAGCAAATGTTTTTTAGGATAGTGTCTGCTTTTTATAATAGCTGTATCACTTGGTAGCATCCAAGTTAGTCAGTCCAACATCCTTGCAATTCAGAAATTACTCTATGACATGATCAGTAGCTAGCTAGTTCAACTAATAAGACAGTATTATCCATAGAATTATCCatagttaattaattataatgGGGTAAGATAATCTAGAGACCACACCACGTTCAATCTTCGCATAACCCTTGTGGCCCCATTCCTTTCCCCAACTATTTTTCACCGAATAGAACTCCACGCCATCTTCTACACCATACCAACAATTAATATTGCATGCAtggcttcttttttattttcttcaattagtTTCTTTGTGGCTTCAATTTCTAGCTTGGTGGGGGCCATGTATACTTTCTGTTGGAAATAAATccccacaaaaataatattcatggTAATAAAAacggaataataacgtagcacaaagatacggtaattaacaagaataaaagagtgacaataACACAACGATTTTTACGtagaaaacccttttgaataaggaaaaaaccACGGCCCCGATATGAGCAACTAATattactatagcaaggaattttgaGTAAAATATTCCAAATACCActataacactcaaaagaaataatcatcttttgatattctcacctcactacaataccgctcactctctatttttctcacagactattttcttataccctgtctgtgaaacctcactctttctttttaaCTCTCAGATATATTTTTCCTATGAGATTGTTGTGCCAAAATGAGAAGGTGAAGACTTCTATTTATAGGAAGAAGTGTCGTAACTCTTAACCAATCAGAAGTTGGTTTTCTGCAACTTGCtatttgcaaattgaaaattGAGAACCAAAACCAATTTTGGTCAAAAACGTGTTTCGGTGCCTACCATCAATTTTGGCATCTTGCAAATTTCCGtacatatttttttcttcttcattatGGGGATGGACTCCACAATCTCCCCCTCCAGACCCATTCACCTGAAGGAGGTAACACCAGACTTCTAGCTTGAGTGCATACCGATAAGTTCTTTGCACAattcgaacttgtctcttggtaccaccttggtcagcaTAGCTGCGAGATTCTCACTTGTATAAATCTTCAAGACTTTTCGAGATTCATTCTCTATCATTTCTCGAATCCAATGATATCTCATGTCGATGTGTTTGGtccttgcatggtacatggagttcttgctaaggtctattgcactttgactgtcagAATAGACGGCGTACTCCTTCTAATGCAATCCAAGCTCTTGAAGGGTACGTTTCAACTATATtatctccttgccagcttcagtAGCGGTAATATACTCCacttcagttgtagagagtgcgacacacttctgcaatatcgactgccatgatatagctccacctaaaaatgtaaacaaatatccAGTGGTGAATTTTTTGTTATCAATGTCATCTGCGATATCAGCATCTGTATAGaccttcaagattggatcataTCCTCCAAAACATAAGCAATCTCCTACACTACCTCTTAGGTACGTGAGTATCTacttgactgcttcccaatgtTCCCTTCCAAGATTTGCAAGGAATCTactaacaacaccaactgcatgaacaatatcaggtctggtgcatatcattgcatacatcaagcttccgactgctgaagaataaggaactctatccatgttccctttctcctccactgttgtaggacacatcttcttactcaactttagatgactagcagCAGATGTGTTGACTGtcttagcattcttcatgttgaagtgttctagtacacgttcaatgtacttctcctgagacaaccacaactttctgcttgttcgctctcgaactatcttcatacccagaatttgttgtACTGGCctaagtccttcatatcaaatgacttggacaaatctcccttcaactttgcgatcaaccccttgtcttttcctacaattaacatggcatccacatacaacaacaatataataatgtTATTCTTAGAAAATCTTCTTAAGTATACACATAGATCAAAATAGGTATTTATGtatgtttgacttttcatgaatgagtcaaacttcatgtaccactgccttggtgcctgcTTAAATCCATAAGACTCTTATTCAATTTGCATACCATGTGTTTGTTTCTttccagctacttcaaatccAATTCTCCCCTTTAAGATCTAGGCTAGCTATTAATAAGCTAAAAATTGTttgaatagaagtcattttgacaacatgtgagaaaattttgtcaaaatcaataccttttttCTGTTTGAAGCTTttaaccaccaatcgagctttgtatctgactagcttgccattttcatctttcttgagtttaaatacccacttacatttgagtggtcttttaccctttggaagtttaaccagcttgtacgtgccattttttcgcagagattccatctcttcttgcatggaTTTCATCTACTGGTTCTTTTCTGTATGGGACaacacctccttaagactttctggaTTCCCCTTGTAAtaacccaaccggttattttaacttttagaaccccgttccctaaaataaaatttcccgtatatgcttttaatgattattgacttgtggggatggttggtttgggatttggaagtgtttgggttgaaatcggaatacttggttccttaagttagctttaaatggacaagtgagacttcggtcaacattatgagaaaacgaccccggaatcgggatttgacggtttcaataagttcgtatgatgatttggacttgggcgtatgtccgaatcgggtttttgataacccaggagcgttttgacgcttaatagtaaaaatcaactatttgaaggtttaaaattctttaaatttggtttggagtaggattttgagaaattgaaatccgtttggaattctgagtttgggaatagttccgtatagtgatttaagacttgcacgcaaaatttcgtgtcatttcgagtagtttaagtatatttcagcgcattggaagtaaattgaagaacttgaaattcttaagtttgaatcaatttggtttgaggtgtgattcatagatttgatgttgttttacgcatttcgtgagtttgagcgagtctattttatgatttcaaacttgttggtatgtttgggcggggccccgggggccccgagtttCAATCGGACGTggctcagaccaagttggaacttgggagccaaaactgaagctcccagctgctGTCAGAATCGCACATGTGCTTGACCAGTTGCAGGTGCGACACTCACATGTGCGACACTCGCATGTGCGGCAGTATCTCGCAGAAACGAGCCTCGCAGATGCGAAGCTTtgtgcgcaaatgcgagaactggGCAGCCAAgctaagctcgcacctgcgaagtttttctgcaggtgcggaagccgcagatgcggtacactgtccgcaggtgcgataaacctatctgggcagaatggttaaaaagtcggggctcagacattttgagcccatttttcctccattactgggcgatttcagagcttttgagaagggagtttcaactaacaactttgaggtaagttaattccacactccttgagttaaatacatagattatagataGATTATAAccagtaaatcttagaaatcaagggtttaggtaaaaaacctagattttaataaaaatgagattttaaccacgaaaatagttatggaattggatagaaattatatatttgagttcttgagattatgggtaacgttttcatccgaaactTTCCAGAATCCGGTAACGTaggcccgaggtgaattttagaaattttaccattttggatagagtaatttatttaatagatgaatttcgaattattgaacatatattaattattttatataacttttggatcgtttcggatttttcggcattgaatcgagaattttacgcaacgcgataatcggaaagtggactttgagaccaggtaagtctcttgtctaatcttgtgaggggaaaattgccccatagggattaaattgaataattgttgctaattgcgggggctacgtacgcacggggtgacaagagtccgtgcgcaacttctattaatgctaaagttcgggaagtttaggactcaaagcatgaattacttgtgtaaacagtattctttgtttaatttatattaattgctatatatgaatatatcgtgaattgttagataaagatattaaaggatgaaaatctcatatgcttgattttctgtttaaattaattaattgattaaagaaattgttcttcctcccgaatttatcttataataaatatactctccttccggaggcacataagaaaatattctcctttcttgtagagcgggccgaacgcctcagcaggatagatgcatctatggatcgcgctgcacgtccctTGACAGTGTACACGTCACTCtgaatcgggtcgtacgtcctcagcagaaatcatgcttaataataataattacactatACTTAaatagttatttcagcttgcgaagctaattgataaattgaaatgtccttggaatttaatgaattattattcttgcttgttaaagaattaattggtATTTcggtaaatgatatttaattgataaattggaaattatttgaattgaaggaatttaattaatatactgAGGATtgttgtatttgaaggaatttgattatttcggtgattaaataaattattttaaattctgtaaatcatgctgatttaaatatcctagttgtattttcattattattattggcccatagtgagtgtcaaagttggccatctcgtctctaccacttcgagattaggcttgatacttaataggtatatgttgtttacgtactcatattacacttgctgcactttttgtgcaggacctgaggcaagtactagtgggggacctatcgttttacacccacgctatccagggacatagtggtgagctgtctttctaagccgttctgcagctactagtatctctccttgtatttttcattatgtctattttatttcagacaatatttgaggttttttataatctactagatgcttatacacttgtgacaccaggtcttggcacacactttggtagaatttggtttttattattttattagttttaaatTTTGTTAATATATGCTTAATATATTTACTTGtcttgcctagttgtagtgttgggcgccatcacgacctatagataaaattgggtcatgacaacatggtatcaaagcactaggttcacgtaggtctcacaagttatgagcaggcctaatagagtcttgcggatcggtatggagacgtatgtacttatcttcgagaggctatagggtgttagaaaattacctttcttcatattccatcgtgcaattgatataGTTCTAAAtgtccttctcttattctctctcagatggtaAGAACGCGTTaaaatgaggttccagaccagggaagagctactcccccagttgctagaggctgagggagggctccagcccgtggtagagggcaaggacgtcccaggactgttccagttatgccgccagtgggtccagcagagaaccccattgttgaagAACATAATGAGgtacctgtggcagagccagctctggtggatttcacatctgcaccgggattttcAGGATGTCATGGTTCGTATGCTGCGAtttatggacaatatgactcaggccggtttatttccggcagacccagccacatctcaggcgggcgggggagcacagacccctaccgcgcaggctcatggataaGCAGCttctgtatatcagacccagggtgtgcgacccatgggtggagcccagcctgtggcaacagctacacctgagcccaggccagctgtagctgctgatcctcagaaactattggacagatggactaggatacatcctcctgtctttgggggtgagcgacaggAGGATCcataggactttattgatcgttgtagggacagactgcacaacataaggatattagaatctcatggggtagactttgctactttttagcTAAAAGGCAGAGCCCATAGATAGTgtcagtcttatgttcttggtagACTAgaagattctcctcccatgacttgggacaggttcacccgtatcttcctggacaagtatattccaccctcccagagggaagagttgcggttttagtttgagcagcttcagcagggttagatgtcagtgaccgattatgaggtgaggttctctgagttatctcgccatgcacttatgatgctccctactgaggcagagagagtgcagaggtttgttgcgggtttacatactagcattcaggccactatggctcgagaggttgggatctgggaatcgagcggaattcaatttttatgaccctaaaatgccaaaaaatgagtaacggtcatggcaagacggtgaatattgttccttagatcatttttgatgggtcACTAATGGTTTAGGTGATCTAGGTTCCGTCCCCTGCACCGATgcagaatgcgtgggctatagcaaacaaaaatcttggaatcagacggaattctagttttatggccctaaaatgtcaaaaaacGAGTAACAGTCATGGAGAGACGGTGACTATCGTACCTTAAAACATTTTTGATGGGTTggcaaaactttaggcgatccttGTCCGGTCGCCCAgacccatgcagaaggtgtgggctatagcacatgataaACTAGGAATCagggagaattctagttttatagccctaaaataccaaaaaatgagtaaaggTAATGGCGtggtagtgactattgttccttaggtcattttagaTGGGCTATcaaaattttatgcgatcagAGTTCTGTCATCCgagcccatgtagaaggcgtgggcaatagcacacgaaaagttAGGAATCGGACGAAAATTTAAGTTTTAATgccgtaaaataccaaaaaaagagtaacagtcatggcgaCGTGGTGACTATTACTCCTTATGGCATTTTTGATAGGCCGACAAAATCTTAGGTGATCCGGGTTTGGTCTCCCAGGTCCATGCAGAAGGCGAgggttatagcatacgaaaatatgggaatcgttcggaattctagtttatggcCCTAAACGGAAATAATATTAGtgacggtcatggcgaagcgattactattgttacttaggtttTCTTTGGGCCGCAAAAgatttaggcgatctgggtccggtcaCCGAGGCCCATggagaaggcgtggactataggaAACGAAAATAAATCAAACGCGCTAAATTCTAgtgttatggccctaaaacgatAAAAAATGAGTAATGGCCATGGTGAGGGgatgactattgttacttaggaCGCTTTTGATGGGCTgtcaaaattttagacgatccaggTCTGGTCGAaagggcccatgcagaaggtgtgggctattatagcacacgaaaatctgataatcgggcagaatttcagttttatggccctaaatggcacaaaacgagtaacggtcatggcgaggcagtgactattattccttaagtTTTTTTTTGGGCCGACAAATT
Protein-coding sequences here:
- the LOC104106490 gene encoding UPF0725 protein At1g02770-like, giving the protein MDKAVWEKYYKQVKESEGFDIEDFPGQCWMTTVFPMPYYLDDPKNVDRLKDYAGKALKLYNDSNGTSYEVDDILKVNGGGCRAFIFYITFSVKNGVCDTFQAKVVKDIGYHLDFPIIRPKAKAVTG